A window of the Cucurbita pepo subsp. pepo cultivar mu-cu-16 chromosome LG01, ASM280686v2, whole genome shotgun sequence genome harbors these coding sequences:
- the LOC111806758 gene encoding U-box domain-containing protein 26-like — MPGSVVVEPLDLSVQIPYHFRCPISLELMRDPVTVSTGQTYDRSSIESWVATGNTTCPVTRAPLTEFTLIPNHTLRRLIQEWCVANRSYGVERIPTPKQPADPSLVRSLLGQASSKSSGSSSRISAVRRLKGLARDSEKNRLLISSLNAREILIDVVFSNSDSDSVSPDLSRESLALLVMLPLTESECVLVASDPQRIGYLSHLLFDSSIEVRINAAALIEIVIAGTRASELRGQICAIDELFEGVVEILRDPTAYPRAVKVGVKALFALCLVKQTRHKAVSAGAAEILIDRFPDLEKYDAERALATIELICRIPTGYDAFAAHALTVPLLVKVILKISDRATESAVGALVSLCSASEENRREAVAAGIFTQLLLLVQSDCTDRVKRKSQVLLKLLRDSWPQDSVGNSDDYGCSEIVIPFY; from the coding sequence ATGCCTGGAAGTGTTGTTGTTGAGCCCTTGGATTTGAGCGTGCAGATTCCTTACCATTTCAGGTGCCCGATTTCTCTCGAGCTCATGCGCGATCCGGTTACGGTTAGCACTGGCCAGACCTACGACCGTTCTAGTATTGAGTCATGGGTGGCTACCGGCAACACTACGTGTCCGGTCACTAGGGCTCCGCTTACGGAGTTTACGCTCATCCCGAACCATACGTTGCGACGCCTCATCCAGGAGTGGTGTGTTGCGAATCGGTCTTATGGTGTTGAGAGGATTCCGACACCGAAGCAACCGGCGGATCCGTCTTTGGTTCGGTCTCTGCTTGGCCAAGCTTCGTCGAAATCGAGTGGTTCGAGTTCGAGAATCTCGGCTGTGCGGCGGTTGAAAGGACTTGCTCGTGACTCGGAGAAGAATCGGTTGTTGATTTCTTCTCTGAATGCTCGTGAAATTCTTATTGATGTTGTGTTTTCGAATTCGGATTCGGATTCGGTTTCTCCTGATTTGAGCCGCGAATCGCTCGCGTTGCTTGTGATGTTGCCGCTCACGGAATCTGAGTGCGTTCTCGTTGCGTCTGATCCGCAACGGATTGGTTACCTGTCACATCTTCTTTTTGATTCTTCGATTGAAGTCCGAATCAATGCCGCTGCGTTGATTGAAATCGTGATTGCAGGAACTCGAGCGTCCGAGCTTCGAGGACAAATTTGCGCTATCGACGAATTATTCGAAGGCGTGGTCGAAATTCTCAGAGATCCAACGGCGTATCCGCGAGCGGTAAAGGTCGGAGTTAAGGCCTTATTCGCTCTCTGTTTAGTGAAACAAACCAGGCACAAGGCGGTTTCCGCCGGCGCCGCCGAGATTCTCATCGACCGATTCCCCGATTTGGAGAAGTACGACGCAGAGAGAGCCCTAGCAACGATCGAACTCATTTGCAGAATTCCAACTGGTTACGACGCGTTTGCCGCTCACGCGCTCACAGTTCCGCTTTTGGTGAAAGTCATTCTGAAGATCTCAGACAGAGCGACGGAATCAGCAGTCGGAGCTCTGGTATCGCTGTGCTCGGCGTCGGAGGAGAACCGACGGGAGGCGGTGGCGGCAGGGATTTTTACACAGTTGTTGCTGTTGGTGCAAAGCGATTGTACGGATCGAGTTAAACGGAAATCCCAAGTTCTGCTGAAGCTTCTTCGAGATTCATGGCCGCAGGATTCCGTCGGAAACTCGGACGACTATGGTTGCAGTGAAATTGTGATACCGTTTTATTAA